A genomic region of Xanthomonas campestris pv. phormiicola contains the following coding sequences:
- a CDS encoding aspartate-semialdehyde dehydrogenase yields MSNQSRRFNVAVVGATGAVGETMLAILAERDFPIATLYPLASERSAGGQVEFKGQKVTVLDLASFDPTGVDIALFSAGGGISKEYAPKFAAAGAVVIDNSSAFRYDDDVPLVVSEVNPQALKQRPRGIVANPNCSTMQMLVALAPLHREFNIERINVATYQSVSGGGRSALEELGKQTGQLLNFQAIDPQRFPVQIAFNLIPHIDDFLENGFTKEEMKLVWETRKILGDDSIQVNPTAVRVPVFYGHSEAVAIETTRKVSAEQARALLAASPGVEVVDERKAGGYPTPVTHASGNDAVYVGRIREDISHPRGLNLWIVSDNIRKGAALNAVQLAELVAQEG; encoded by the coding sequence ATGAGCAACCAATCCCGTCGTTTCAACGTCGCCGTCGTCGGCGCCACCGGCGCTGTCGGCGAAACCATGCTGGCCATCCTCGCCGAGCGCGACTTCCCCATCGCCACGCTGTACCCGCTGGCCTCCGAGCGCTCCGCCGGCGGCCAGGTCGAGTTCAAGGGCCAGAAGGTCACCGTGCTCGACCTGGCCAGCTTCGACCCGACCGGCGTGGACATCGCGCTGTTCTCCGCCGGTGGCGGCATCTCCAAGGAATACGCGCCGAAGTTCGCCGCCGCCGGCGCGGTGGTGATCGACAACTCCTCGGCGTTCCGTTACGACGACGACGTGCCGCTGGTGGTGTCGGAAGTGAACCCGCAGGCGCTGAAGCAGCGCCCGCGCGGCATCGTCGCCAACCCCAACTGCTCGACCATGCAGATGCTGGTGGCGCTGGCGCCGCTGCACCGCGAATTCAACATCGAGCGCATCAACGTGGCCACCTACCAGTCGGTGTCCGGCGGCGGGCGTTCGGCACTGGAAGAGCTGGGCAAGCAGACCGGCCAGTTGCTCAACTTCCAGGCGATCGACCCGCAGCGCTTTCCGGTGCAGATCGCCTTCAACCTGATCCCGCACATCGACGATTTCCTCGAGAACGGCTTCACCAAGGAAGAGATGAAGCTGGTCTGGGAGACGCGCAAGATCCTCGGCGACGACAGCATCCAGGTGAACCCGACCGCGGTGCGCGTGCCGGTGTTCTACGGCCACTCCGAAGCGGTCGCGATCGAGACCACGCGCAAGGTCAGCGCCGAGCAGGCGCGCGCGCTGCTGGCCGCGTCGCCGGGCGTGGAAGTGGTCGACGAGCGCAAGGCCGGCGGCTATCCGACCCCGGTCACCCACGCCTCGGGCAACGACGCGGTCTACGTCGGCCGCATCCGCGAGGACATCTCGCATCCGCGCGGCCTCAACCTGTGGATCGTCTCCGACAACATCCGCAAGGGCGCCGCGCTCAACGCGGTGCAGCTGGCCGAGCTGGTGGCGCAGGAAGGCTGA
- a CDS encoding ferrous iron transporter B codes for MRLQPRFFRRRHGGDGISIGFAPSRGWRAACALLLLACSQAALALGLGDIRVLSKPGQPFLAEIPVISNEPGELENARVALASPATFARVGLERPDGLVGNLQFRFAQTNQGRAVIRVSSQMPVEVPSLSFLIEVDWGQGRLIREYSALLDAPNTAAAIDAPAIDAPAAAAPSDRIVRSEPLPAPATAPAPVAPTPPPAVSAAPAAPVRSAPAPTAAPGDALAPVQRGQTLSQIAGQLARGSGHSLDQTMVALLRANPDAFIRGNVNLLKQGAVLRTPRQEELASIDAAAATAIVREQAAQWRQARAPVPQPAQAQQAAAVAPAAAKPAAATAATSGARLEIAPAVPAQRDNAGTKSGTGAGDEGDMVATQQLQQAREDLAARDAEVQELRSRVEQLEKLKAQQQQLIALKDSDLAAAQKRLAQSGQTQAQAQPAPAAASSGWPLWLWGGLALLLLGIGALLLSRRRKPSPLPPLPRHGYDAAELAAAVPVVAHREVDAPDLPPLDEHEREVAEDAADEDRAYQDHAFERELAAQAQHHADADADAAPAAEHPQFALRPDAEIAPAPQAPLDADEPWRQPPVLAPTPVAPVLAQRQEPTWHQGDLPAAAEPSVESAPAYPPIGRERLELAVAYMDLGDNETARTLLSEVAAGGDPAARAEAQQLLARLS; via the coding sequence ATGCGCCTACAACCACGCTTCTTCCGCCGCCGCCATGGCGGCGACGGCATTTCCATTGGGTTCGCTCCGAGCCGCGGCTGGCGTGCGGCGTGCGCGCTGCTGTTGCTGGCCTGCAGCCAGGCCGCGCTGGCGCTGGGGCTGGGCGACATCCGCGTCCTGTCCAAACCCGGCCAGCCGTTCCTGGCCGAGATCCCGGTGATCTCCAACGAACCGGGCGAACTGGAAAACGCACGGGTGGCGCTGGCCTCGCCGGCGACCTTCGCCCGGGTCGGGCTGGAGCGCCCGGATGGCCTGGTCGGCAACCTGCAGTTCCGCTTCGCGCAGACCAACCAGGGCCGCGCGGTGATCCGCGTCAGCAGCCAGATGCCGGTCGAGGTGCCGTCGCTGAGCTTCCTGATCGAAGTCGATTGGGGCCAGGGCCGGTTGATCCGCGAATATTCGGCCTTGCTCGACGCGCCCAACACCGCCGCGGCGATCGACGCGCCGGCGATCGATGCCCCGGCCGCCGCCGCGCCGTCCGACCGCATCGTCCGCAGCGAGCCGTTGCCGGCGCCGGCAACGGCTCCGGCGCCGGTCGCCCCCACACCGCCGCCCGCGGTGTCGGCCGCACCCGCCGCGCCGGTGCGCAGCGCCCCGGCGCCCACGGCGGCGCCCGGCGATGCGCTGGCGCCGGTGCAGCGCGGGCAGACCCTGTCGCAGATCGCCGGGCAGCTGGCGCGCGGCAGCGGCCATTCGCTGGACCAGACCATGGTCGCGCTGCTGCGCGCCAATCCGGATGCGTTCATCCGCGGCAACGTCAACCTGCTCAAGCAGGGCGCGGTGTTGCGCACGCCGCGCCAGGAAGAGCTGGCCAGCATCGATGCCGCTGCGGCCACCGCCATCGTCCGCGAGCAGGCCGCGCAATGGCGCCAGGCGCGCGCGCCGGTGCCGCAACCGGCACAGGCGCAGCAGGCCGCGGCGGTTGCGCCGGCCGCCGCCAAGCCCGCCGCCGCGACCGCCGCGACGTCGGGCGCACGCCTGGAAATCGCGCCGGCGGTGCCGGCGCAGCGCGACAACGCAGGAACCAAGTCCGGCACCGGTGCCGGCGACGAGGGAGACATGGTGGCGACTCAACAATTGCAGCAGGCGCGCGAAGATCTCGCGGCACGCGATGCCGAGGTCCAGGAGCTGCGCTCGCGGGTCGAACAGCTGGAAAAGCTCAAGGCCCAGCAGCAGCAACTGATCGCGCTGAAGGACAGCGACCTGGCCGCGGCGCAGAAGCGCCTGGCGCAATCCGGGCAGACCCAGGCGCAAGCGCAACCGGCGCCGGCCGCGGCCTCCAGTGGCTGGCCGCTGTGGCTGTGGGGCGGACTGGCGCTGCTGCTGCTGGGCATCGGCGCGTTGCTGTTGTCGCGCCGGCGCAAGCCGTCGCCGTTGCCGCCGTTGCCGCGGCACGGCTACGATGCGGCGGAACTGGCCGCGGCGGTGCCGGTGGTCGCGCACCGCGAGGTGGACGCACCGGACCTGCCGCCGCTGGACGAACACGAGCGTGAAGTGGCCGAGGACGCGGCCGACGAAGACCGGGCCTACCAGGACCACGCATTCGAGCGCGAGCTGGCCGCGCAGGCGCAGCATCACGCCGATGCCGATGCCGACGCTGCGCCCGCCGCGGAGCATCCGCAGTTCGCGCTACGGCCCGACGCGGAGATCGCGCCGGCGCCGCAGGCGCCGCTCGACGCCGACGAACCATGGCGGCAGCCGCCGGTGCTGGCGCCGACGCCGGTCGCGCCGGTGCTTGCGCAACGCCAGGAGCCGACCTGGCACCAGGGCGATCTGCCTGCCGCCGCCGAGCCGAGCGTCGAGTCGGCGCCGGCGTATCCGCCGATCGGCCGCGAACGCCTGGAGCTGGCGGTGGCCTACATGGACCTGGGCGACAACGAAACCGCGCGGACCCTGCTGAGCGAAGTGGCGGCCGGCGGCGATCCGGCGGCGCGTGCCGAAGCCCAGCAGTTGCTGGCCCGCTTGAGCTGA
- a CDS encoding D-glycerate dehydrogenase, which produces MAESRPRVWVSQPLFDDVVARLGEHCALTTTADVTKYSPAQLAAALAPLDGALVTLNERIGAAEIAAAPRLRAIANVGVGYNNLDLDALSAAGIVASNTPDVLTETTADLGFALLMAAARRITESERWLRDGQWRQWSFQTMLGADVHGSTLGILGMGRIGQAIARRAAGFSMRVLYHNRSRLPAEVERAHAADYVGFDELLARADHLLLVLPYSPQSHHILDAAALAQMKPGATVVNIARGGLIDELALADALAHGRLAAAGLDVYEGEPAVRPELLALRNVVLTPHIGSASAATRRAMVSLAVDNLLAALGIGADAGRPPNALNLDAIAAAGNGGGIGAGKKR; this is translated from the coding sequence ATGGCTGAGTCGCGGCCACGGGTGTGGGTCAGCCAACCGCTGTTCGACGATGTCGTCGCACGGCTTGGCGAACATTGCGCGCTGACCACCACCGCGGACGTGACCAAGTATTCGCCGGCGCAGCTGGCTGCGGCGCTGGCGCCGCTGGACGGCGCGCTGGTGACCCTCAACGAGCGCATCGGCGCGGCCGAGATCGCCGCCGCGCCGCGGCTGCGCGCCATCGCCAACGTCGGCGTCGGCTACAACAACCTGGACCTGGACGCGCTCAGCGCGGCCGGCATCGTCGCCAGCAACACCCCCGACGTGCTCACCGAGACCACCGCCGACCTCGGCTTCGCGCTGCTGATGGCCGCCGCGCGGCGCATCACCGAGTCCGAGCGCTGGCTGCGCGACGGCCAGTGGCGGCAGTGGTCGTTCCAGACCATGCTCGGCGCCGACGTGCACGGCAGCACCCTGGGCATCCTCGGCATGGGCCGCATCGGCCAGGCCATCGCGCGCCGCGCCGCGGGCTTCTCGATGCGCGTGCTGTACCACAACCGCAGCCGTTTGCCGGCCGAGGTGGAGCGTGCGCACGCGGCCGACTATGTCGGTTTCGACGAGCTGCTGGCGCGCGCCGATCACCTGCTGCTGGTGCTGCCGTATTCGCCGCAGTCGCACCACATCCTCGATGCCGCGGCGCTGGCGCAGATGAAGCCGGGCGCCACCGTGGTGAACATCGCCCGCGGCGGCCTGATCGACGAACTGGCGCTGGCCGACGCGCTCGCGCACGGACGCCTGGCCGCGGCCGGGCTGGACGTGTACGAAGGCGAGCCGGCGGTGCGCCCGGAACTGCTGGCGCTGCGCAACGTGGTGCTGACCCCGCACATCGGCAGCGCCAGCGCCGCGACCCGCCGCGCGATGGTATCGCTGGCGGTGGACAACCTGCTGGCCGCGCTGGGCATCGGCGCCGACGCCGGGCGTCCGCCGAATGCATTGAACCTGGACGCGATCGCGGCTGCCGGCAACGGCGGCGGCATTGGCGCGGGCAAAAAACGATAG